The following are encoded together in the Drosophila takahashii strain IR98-3 E-12201 chromosome X, DtakHiC1v2, whole genome shotgun sequence genome:
- the LOC108060299 gene encoding translation initiation factor IF-2 — protein MHLNLKYFIGLLVVLLCSSFAMAYPQGGPCGPPPSGTPPSGPRPSGPPPGGRCGPPPSTTASSG, from the exons ATGCATCTAAACCTGAAATATTTCATCGGTCTGCTCGTGGTGCTGCTCTGCAGCTCTTTTGCG ATGGCCTATCCCCAGGGTGGTCCTTGTGGTCCTCCGCCCAGTGGCACTCCGCCTTCGGGTCCTCGGCCATCGGGTCCTCCACCTGGCGGTCGCTGCGGACCTCCTCCTTCGACCACGGCGTCCTCCGGTTAG